One part of the Arabidopsis thaliana chromosome 4, partial sequence genome encodes these proteins:
- the CRK39 gene encoding cysteine-rich RLK (RECEPTOR-like protein kinase) 39, with translation MGKYSVLMIFIASSLLIVLQNVEIVNAVGCTGSFFNGNSSYAQNRRDLFSTLPNKVVTNGGFYNSSLGKSPNIVHAVALCGRGYEQQACIRCVDSAIQGILTTTSCLNRVDSFTWDKDEEDNVSCLVSTSNHSTFGNLELRPSVRYQSPNSIEPSKNMTLFEQEWNAMANRTVESATEAETSSVLKYYSAEKAEFTEFPNVYMLMQCTPDITSQDCKTCLGECVTLFKEQVWGRQGGEVYRPSCFFRWDLYAFHGAFDNVTRVPAPPRPQAQGNESSITKKKGRSIGYGGIIAIVVVLTFINILVFIGYIKVYGRRKESYNKINVGSAEYSDSDGQFMLRFDLGMVLAATDEFSSENTLGQGGFGTVYKGTLLNGQEVAVKRLTKGSGQGDIEFKNEVSLLTRLQHRNLVKLLGFCNEGDEQILVYEFVPNSSLDHFIFDDEKRSLLTWEMRYRIIEGIARGLLYLHEDSQLKIIHRDLKASNILLDAEMNPKVADFGTARLFDSDETRAETKRIAGTRGYMAPEYLNHGQISAKSDVYSFGVMLLEMISGERNNSFEGEGLAAFVSFFTYIYFFEYQEVLGRNHSM, from the exons ATGGGgaaatactctgttttgatgATCTTTAtcgcttcttctcttcttattgTCCTTCAAAACGTGGAAATCGTTAACGCCGTCGGATGTACCGGAAGCTTCTTCAACGGTAATAGCAGCTACGCTCAGAATCGCCGCGATCTCTTCTCTACTCTTCCTAATAAAGTCGTCACCAACGGTGGATTCTACAACTCTTCACTCGGCAAAAGTCCCAACATAGTTCATGCTGTTGCTCTCTGCGGAAGAGGATACGAGCAACAAGCTTGTATCAGGTGTGTCGACAGTGCGATACAGGGTATACTAACGACAACGAGTTGTCTAAACCGCGTGGATTCATTCACGTGGGACAAAGACGAGGAAGACAATGTTTCTTGTCTTGTAAGTACCTCAAACCACTCAACTTTTGGGAACCTCGAGCTTAGACCTTCTGTTAGATACCAAAGTCCGAATAGTATCGAGCCATCGAAAAACATGACTCTTTTCGAACAAGAATGGAATGCAATGGCTAATCGGACCGTCGAGTCTGCCACAGAAGCTGAAACTTCCTCGGTACTTAAGTACTATAGTGCCGAAAAAGCCGAGTTCACAGAGTTTCCAAATGTTTACATGCTGATGCAATGCACACCCGACATAACTTCCCAAGATTGCAAAACATGTCTGGGAGAATGCGTGACGCTTTTCAAAGAACAGGTTTGGGGAAGACAAGGAGGCGAGGTTTATCGTCCGAGCTGTTTTTTCAGGTGGGATCTATATGCTTTCCATGGTGCTTTTGATAATGTAACAAGAGTTCCTGCGCCTCCTCGACCTCAAGCTCAGGGAAACGAGAGCtctataacaaaaaagaaag GAAGAAGCATTGGATATGGTGGAATTATTGCAATAGTTGTGGTTCTTactttcattaatattttggtgtttattGGCTATATCAAAGTCTATGGACGTAGGAAAGAATCatacaacaaaatcaatg ttggAAGTGCAGAGTACTCTGATTCTGATGGTCAATTCATGTTACGGTTTGATCTTGGTATGGTCTTAGCGGCTACCGATGAATTCTCATCGGAAAATACGCTTGGCCAAGGTGGATTTGGTACGGTCTATAAG GGGACATTACTAAACGGGCAAGAGGTAGCGGTGAAGAGGTTAACAAAAGGTTCAGGACAAGGAGATATAGAGTTCAAGAATGAGGTTTCGCTATTGACAAGACTCCAGCATAGGAATCTAGTTAAGCTTCTTGGATTTTGTAATGAAGGAGATGAACAGATTCTTGTTTACGAGTTCGTTCCCAATTCAAGTCTTGATCACTTTATCTTCG ATGATGAGAAGCGTTCACTTCTTACATGGGAGATGAGATACAGAATTATAGAAGGCATTGCTCGAGgtcttctttatcttcatgAAGACTCGCAGCTAAAGATTATTCACCGAGACTTGAAGGCAAGCAACATACTTTTAGACGCAGAGATGAACCCTAAAGTTGCAGATTTCGGGACAGCGAGGTTGTTCGACTCCGATGAGACTCGAgctgaaacaaaaagaatagcTGGAACCCG TGGATATATGGCTCCTGAATACTTGAATCATGGACAAATCTCAGCTAAATCTGACGTTTATAGCTTCGGTGTTATGCTTCTAGAGATGATTAGTGGTGAAAGAAACAATAGCTTCGAAGGAGAAGGACTTGCAGCTTTTGTAAGCttcttcacatatatatatttttttgaataccaGGAGGTTCTGGGCCGAAACCAcagcatgtaa
- the CRK39 gene encoding cysteine-rich RLK (RECEPTOR-like protein kinase) 39, translating into MGKYSVLMIFIASSLLIVLQNVEIVNAVGCTGSFFNGNSSYAQNRRDLFSTLPNKVVTNGGFYNSSLGKSPNIVHAVALCGRGYEQQACIRCVDSAIQGILTTTSCLNRVDSFTWDKDEEDNVSCLVSTSNHSTFGNLELRPSVRYQSPNSIEPSKNMTLFEQEWNAMANRTVESATEAETSSVLKYYSAEKAEFTEFPNVYMLMQCTPDITSQDCKTCLGECVTLFKEQVWGRQGGEVYRPSCFFRWDLYAFHGAFDNVTRVPAPPRPQAQGNESSITKKKGRSIGYGGIIAIVVVLTFINILVFIGYIKVYGRRKESYNKINVGSAEYSDSDGQFMLRFDLGMVLAATDEFSSENTLGQGGFGTVYKGTLLNGQEVAVKRLTKGSGQGDIEFKNEVSLLTRLQHRNLVKLLGFCNEGDEQILVYEFVPNSSLDHFIFDDEKRSLLTWEMRYRIIEGIARGLLYLHEDSQLKIIHRDLKASNILLDAEMNPKVADFGTARLFDSDETRAETKRIAGTR; encoded by the exons ATGGGgaaatactctgttttgatgATCTTTAtcgcttcttctcttcttattgTCCTTCAAAACGTGGAAATCGTTAACGCCGTCGGATGTACCGGAAGCTTCTTCAACGGTAATAGCAGCTACGCTCAGAATCGCCGCGATCTCTTCTCTACTCTTCCTAATAAAGTCGTCACCAACGGTGGATTCTACAACTCTTCACTCGGCAAAAGTCCCAACATAGTTCATGCTGTTGCTCTCTGCGGAAGAGGATACGAGCAACAAGCTTGTATCAGGTGTGTCGACAGTGCGATACAGGGTATACTAACGACAACGAGTTGTCTAAACCGCGTGGATTCATTCACGTGGGACAAAGACGAGGAAGACAATGTTTCTTGTCTTGTAAGTACCTCAAACCACTCAACTTTTGGGAACCTCGAGCTTAGACCTTCTGTTAGATACCAAAGTCCGAATAGTATCGAGCCATCGAAAAACATGACTCTTTTCGAACAAGAATGGAATGCAATGGCTAATCGGACCGTCGAGTCTGCCACAGAAGCTGAAACTTCCTCGGTACTTAAGTACTATAGTGCCGAAAAAGCCGAGTTCACAGAGTTTCCAAATGTTTACATGCTGATGCAATGCACACCCGACATAACTTCCCAAGATTGCAAAACATGTCTGGGAGAATGCGTGACGCTTTTCAAAGAACAGGTTTGGGGAAGACAAGGAGGCGAGGTTTATCGTCCGAGCTGTTTTTTCAGGTGGGATCTATATGCTTTCCATGGTGCTTTTGATAATGTAACAAGAGTTCCTGCGCCTCCTCGACCTCAAGCTCAGGGAAACGAGAGCtctataacaaaaaagaaag GAAGAAGCATTGGATATGGTGGAATTATTGCAATAGTTGTGGTTCTTactttcattaatattttggtgtttattGGCTATATCAAAGTCTATGGACGTAGGAAAGAATCatacaacaaaatcaatg ttggAAGTGCAGAGTACTCTGATTCTGATGGTCAATTCATGTTACGGTTTGATCTTGGTATGGTCTTAGCGGCTACCGATGAATTCTCATCGGAAAATACGCTTGGCCAAGGTGGATTTGGTACGGTCTATAAG GGGACATTACTAAACGGGCAAGAGGTAGCGGTGAAGAGGTTAACAAAAGGTTCAGGACAAGGAGATATAGAGTTCAAGAATGAGGTTTCGCTATTGACAAGACTCCAGCATAGGAATCTAGTTAAGCTTCTTGGATTTTGTAATGAAGGAGATGAACAGATTCTTGTTTACGAGTTCGTTCCCAATTCAAGTCTTGATCACTTTATCTTCG ATGATGAGAAGCGTTCACTTCTTACATGGGAGATGAGATACAGAATTATAGAAGGCATTGCTCGAGgtcttctttatcttcatgAAGACTCGCAGCTAAAGATTATTCACCGAGACTTGAAGGCAAGCAACATACTTTTAGACGCAGAGATGAACCCTAAAGTTGCAGATTTCGGGACAGCGAGGTTGTTCGACTCCGATGAGACTCGAgctgaaacaaaaagaatagcTGGAACCCGGTAA
- the CRK39 gene encoding cysteine-rich RLK (RECEPTOR-like protein kinase) 39 — MGKYSVLMIFIASSLLIVLQNVEIVNAVGCTGSFFNGNSSYAQNRRDLFSTLPNKVVTNGGFYNSSLGKSPNIVHAVALCGRGYEQQACIRCVDSAIQGILTTTSCLNRVDSFTWDKDEEDNVSCLVSTSNHSTFGNLELRPSVRYQSPNSIEPSKNMTLFEQEWNAMANRTVESATEAETSSVLKYYSAEKAEFTEFPNVYMLMQCTPDITSQDCKTCLGECVTLFKEQVWGRQGGEVYRPSCFFRWDLYAFHGAFDNVTRVPAPPRPQAQGNESSITKKKVYGRRKESYNKINVGSAEYSDSDGQFMLRFDLGMVLAATDEFSSENTLGQGGFGTVYKGTLLNGQEVAVKRLTKGSGQGDIEFKNEVSLLTRLQHRNLVKLLGFCNEGDEQILVYEFVPNSSLDHFIFDDEKRSLLTWEMRYRIIEGIARGLLYLHEDSQLKIIHRDLKASNILLDAEMNPKVADFGTARLFDSDETRAETKRIAGTRGYMAPEYLNHGQISAKSDVYSFGVMLLEMISGERNNSFEGEGLAAFAWKRWVEGKPEIIIDPFLIEKPRNEIIKLIQIGLLCVQENPTKRPTMSSVIIWLGSETNIIPLPKAPAFTGSRSQSEIGAMSMSDDVFTELSCR, encoded by the exons ATGGGgaaatactctgttttgatgATCTTTAtcgcttcttctcttcttattgTCCTTCAAAACGTGGAAATCGTTAACGCCGTCGGATGTACCGGAAGCTTCTTCAACGGTAATAGCAGCTACGCTCAGAATCGCCGCGATCTCTTCTCTACTCTTCCTAATAAAGTCGTCACCAACGGTGGATTCTACAACTCTTCACTCGGCAAAAGTCCCAACATAGTTCATGCTGTTGCTCTCTGCGGAAGAGGATACGAGCAACAAGCTTGTATCAGGTGTGTCGACAGTGCGATACAGGGTATACTAACGACAACGAGTTGTCTAAACCGCGTGGATTCATTCACGTGGGACAAAGACGAGGAAGACAATGTTTCTTGTCTTGTAAGTACCTCAAACCACTCAACTTTTGGGAACCTCGAGCTTAGACCTTCTGTTAGATACCAAAGTCCGAATAGTATCGAGCCATCGAAAAACATGACTCTTTTCGAACAAGAATGGAATGCAATGGCTAATCGGACCGTCGAGTCTGCCACAGAAGCTGAAACTTCCTCGGTACTTAAGTACTATAGTGCCGAAAAAGCCGAGTTCACAGAGTTTCCAAATGTTTACATGCTGATGCAATGCACACCCGACATAACTTCCCAAGATTGCAAAACATGTCTGGGAGAATGCGTGACGCTTTTCAAAGAACAGGTTTGGGGAAGACAAGGAGGCGAGGTTTATCGTCCGAGCTGTTTTTTCAGGTGGGATCTATATGCTTTCCATGGTGCTTTTGATAATGTAACAAGAGTTCCTGCGCCTCCTCGACCTCAAGCTCAGGGAAACGAGAGCtctataacaaaaaagaaag TCTATGGACGTAGGAAAGAATCatacaacaaaatcaatg ttggAAGTGCAGAGTACTCTGATTCTGATGGTCAATTCATGTTACGGTTTGATCTTGGTATGGTCTTAGCGGCTACCGATGAATTCTCATCGGAAAATACGCTTGGCCAAGGTGGATTTGGTACGGTCTATAAG GGGACATTACTAAACGGGCAAGAGGTAGCGGTGAAGAGGTTAACAAAAGGTTCAGGACAAGGAGATATAGAGTTCAAGAATGAGGTTTCGCTATTGACAAGACTCCAGCATAGGAATCTAGTTAAGCTTCTTGGATTTTGTAATGAAGGAGATGAACAGATTCTTGTTTACGAGTTCGTTCCCAATTCAAGTCTTGATCACTTTATCTTCG ATGATGAGAAGCGTTCACTTCTTACATGGGAGATGAGATACAGAATTATAGAAGGCATTGCTCGAGgtcttctttatcttcatgAAGACTCGCAGCTAAAGATTATTCACCGAGACTTGAAGGCAAGCAACATACTTTTAGACGCAGAGATGAACCCTAAAGTTGCAGATTTCGGGACAGCGAGGTTGTTCGACTCCGATGAGACTCGAgctgaaacaaaaagaatagcTGGAACCCG TGGATATATGGCTCCTGAATACTTGAATCATGGACAAATCTCAGCTAAATCTGACGTTTATAGCTTCGGTGTTATGCTTCTAGAGATGATTAGTGGTGAAAGAAACAATAGCTTCGAAGGAGAAGGACTTGCAGCTTTT GCATGGAAAAGATGGGTTGAAGGAAAGCCTGAGATTATAATTGATCCGTTCTTAATAGAGAAACCAAGAAATGAGATCATAAAGTTGATCCAAATTGGTTTGTTGTGTGTTCAAGAGAATCCAACAAAGAGACCAACAATGAGCTCTGTAATAATTTGGCTTGGTAGTGAGACAAATATCATTCCTTTACCTAAAGCTCCTGCTTTCACTGGAAGTCGATCCCAATCTGAAATTGGTGCAATGTCAATGAGCGACGATGTCTTCACGGAGTTAAGTTGTCGTTGA
- the CRK39 gene encoding cysteine-rich RLK (RECEPTOR-like protein kinase) 39 (cysteine-rich RLK (RECEPTOR-like protein kinase) 39 (CRK39); FUNCTIONS IN: kinase activity; INVOLVED IN: protein amino acid phosphorylation; LOCATED IN: endomembrane system; CONTAINS InterPro DOMAIN/s: Protein kinase, ATP binding site (InterPro:IPR017441), Protein kinase, catalytic domain (InterPro:IPR000719), Protein of unknown function DUF26 (InterPro:IPR002902), Serine/threonine-protein kinase-like domain (InterPro:IPR017442), Protein kinase-like domain (InterPro:IPR011009), Serine/threonine-protein kinase, active site (InterPro:IPR008271); BEST Arabidopsis thaliana protein match is: cysteine-rich RLK (RECEPTOR-like protein kinase) 40 (TAIR:AT4G04570.1); Has 125664 Blast hits to 124100 proteins in 4695 species: Archae - 110; Bacteria - 14484; Metazoa - 46060; Fungi - 11047; Plants - 34830; Viruses - 446; Other Eukaryotes - 18687 (source: NCBI BLink).) — protein sequence MGKYSVLMIFIASSLLIVLQNVEIVNAVGCTGSFFNGNSSYAQNRRDLFSTLPNKVVTNGGFYNSSLGKSPNIVHAVALCGRGYEQQACIRCVDSAIQGILTTTSCLNRVDSFTWDKDEEDNVSCLVSTSNHSTFGNLELRPSVRYQSPNSIEPSKNMTLFEQEWNAMANRTVESATEAETSSVLKYYSAEKAEFTEFPNVYMLMQCTPDITSQDCKTCLGECVTLFKEQVWGRQGGEVYRPSCFFRWDLYAFHGAFDNVTRVPAPPRPQAQGNESSITKKKGRSIGYGGIIAIVVVLTFINILVFIGYIKVYGRRKESYNKINVGSAEYSDSDGQFMLRFDLGMVLAATDEFSSENTLGQGGFGTVYKGTLLNGQEVAVKRLTKGSGQGDIEFKNEVSLLTRLQHRNLVKLLGFCNEGDEQILVYEFVPNSSLDHFIFDDEKRSLLTWEMRYRIIEGIARGLLYLHEDSQLKIIHRDLKASNILLDAEMNPKVADFGTARLFDSDETRAETKRIAGTRGYMAPEYLNHGQISAKSDVYSFGVMLLEMISGERNNSFEGEGLAAFAWKRWVEGKPEIIIDPFLIEKPRNEIIKLIQIGLLCVQENPTKRPTMSSVIIWLGSETNIIPLPKAPAFTGSRSQSEIGAMSMSDDVFTELSCR from the exons ATGGGgaaatactctgttttgatgATCTTTAtcgcttcttctcttcttattgTCCTTCAAAACGTGGAAATCGTTAACGCCGTCGGATGTACCGGAAGCTTCTTCAACGGTAATAGCAGCTACGCTCAGAATCGCCGCGATCTCTTCTCTACTCTTCCTAATAAAGTCGTCACCAACGGTGGATTCTACAACTCTTCACTCGGCAAAAGTCCCAACATAGTTCATGCTGTTGCTCTCTGCGGAAGAGGATACGAGCAACAAGCTTGTATCAGGTGTGTCGACAGTGCGATACAGGGTATACTAACGACAACGAGTTGTCTAAACCGCGTGGATTCATTCACGTGGGACAAAGACGAGGAAGACAATGTTTCTTGTCTTGTAAGTACCTCAAACCACTCAACTTTTGGGAACCTCGAGCTTAGACCTTCTGTTAGATACCAAAGTCCGAATAGTATCGAGCCATCGAAAAACATGACTCTTTTCGAACAAGAATGGAATGCAATGGCTAATCGGACCGTCGAGTCTGCCACAGAAGCTGAAACTTCCTCGGTACTTAAGTACTATAGTGCCGAAAAAGCCGAGTTCACAGAGTTTCCAAATGTTTACATGCTGATGCAATGCACACCCGACATAACTTCCCAAGATTGCAAAACATGTCTGGGAGAATGCGTGACGCTTTTCAAAGAACAGGTTTGGGGAAGACAAGGAGGCGAGGTTTATCGTCCGAGCTGTTTTTTCAGGTGGGATCTATATGCTTTCCATGGTGCTTTTGATAATGTAACAAGAGTTCCTGCGCCTCCTCGACCTCAAGCTCAGGGAAACGAGAGCtctataacaaaaaagaaag GAAGAAGCATTGGATATGGTGGAATTATTGCAATAGTTGTGGTTCTTactttcattaatattttggtgtttattGGCTATATCAAAGTCTATGGACGTAGGAAAGAATCatacaacaaaatcaatg ttggAAGTGCAGAGTACTCTGATTCTGATGGTCAATTCATGTTACGGTTTGATCTTGGTATGGTCTTAGCGGCTACCGATGAATTCTCATCGGAAAATACGCTTGGCCAAGGTGGATTTGGTACGGTCTATAAG GGGACATTACTAAACGGGCAAGAGGTAGCGGTGAAGAGGTTAACAAAAGGTTCAGGACAAGGAGATATAGAGTTCAAGAATGAGGTTTCGCTATTGACAAGACTCCAGCATAGGAATCTAGTTAAGCTTCTTGGATTTTGTAATGAAGGAGATGAACAGATTCTTGTTTACGAGTTCGTTCCCAATTCAAGTCTTGATCACTTTATCTTCG ATGATGAGAAGCGTTCACTTCTTACATGGGAGATGAGATACAGAATTATAGAAGGCATTGCTCGAGgtcttctttatcttcatgAAGACTCGCAGCTAAAGATTATTCACCGAGACTTGAAGGCAAGCAACATACTTTTAGACGCAGAGATGAACCCTAAAGTTGCAGATTTCGGGACAGCGAGGTTGTTCGACTCCGATGAGACTCGAgctgaaacaaaaagaatagcTGGAACCCG TGGATATATGGCTCCTGAATACTTGAATCATGGACAAATCTCAGCTAAATCTGACGTTTATAGCTTCGGTGTTATGCTTCTAGAGATGATTAGTGGTGAAAGAAACAATAGCTTCGAAGGAGAAGGACTTGCAGCTTTT GCATGGAAAAGATGGGTTGAAGGAAAGCCTGAGATTATAATTGATCCGTTCTTAATAGAGAAACCAAGAAATGAGATCATAAAGTTGATCCAAATTGGTTTGTTGTGTGTTCAAGAGAATCCAACAAAGAGACCAACAATGAGCTCTGTAATAATTTGGCTTGGTAGTGAGACAAATATCATTCCTTTACCTAAAGCTCCTGCTTTCACTGGAAGTCGATCCCAATCTGAAATTGGTGCAATGTCAATGAGCGACGATGTCTTCACGGAGTTAAGTTGTCGTTGA